In Numida meleagris isolate 19003 breed g44 Domestic line chromosome 3, NumMel1.0, whole genome shotgun sequence, the following are encoded in one genomic region:
- the CLN8 gene encoding protein CLN8 — MNPANNNQAFGTIFDWDYLLWEVRLTFLAAGFLIYLGVFLLSHWLSSQMSTTYRALYAKEKVFWNMAVTRGVFGLQSCVAGLWALLIDPVFHADKVYSQQKWSWFNCLIAAGFFLLENVAVHMSNIIFRTFDVFLVVHHLLAFGGLAGLVINVKSGHYLPLMGMLLEMSTPSTCISWMLLKAGCANTFFWKANQWVMIHLFHCRMILTYHMWWVCIFNWNSVVENLGLLHFIVLFSGLFAVTLILNPYWTYKKTQQLLSPTDWNFENKTTENGKLNGETSRKKRM, encoded by the exons ATGAATCCTGCGAATAACAATCAAGCATTTGGGACCATTTTTGACTGGGACTATCTCTTATGGGAAGTTCGTTTGACGTTTTTAGCTGCTGGTTTTTTAATCTACCTGGGagtatttcttctgtctcaCTGGTTATCTTCCCAGATGAGTACCACTTATCGTGCCTTATATGCAAAGGAGAAGGTGTTTTGGAATATGGCAGTCACACGTGGTGTGTTTGGACTTCAGAGCTGTGTTGCTGGGTTATGGGCTTTGCTCATAGATCCTGTTTTTCATGCTGACAAGGTGTATTCACAGCAAAAGTGGAGCTGGTTTAACTGTTTAATAGCTGCTGGATTTTTCTTGCTTGAAAATGTAGCTGTTCACATGTCCAACATCATTTTTAGAACGTTTGACGTGTTCCTGGTAGTTCATCACTTACTTGCTTTTGGTGGCTTGGCTGGTCTAGTAATCAATGTAAAATCTGGACATTACCTACCTTTGATGGGAATGTTGCTGGAGATGAGTACTCCCTCAACGTGCATTTCCTGGATGCTTCTAAAG GCTGGCTGTGCAAACACCTTTTTCTGGAAGGCAAACCAGTGGGTAATGATCCACCTGTTTCACTGCCGCATGATTCTCACTTACCACATGTGGTGGGTGTGTATTTTCAACTGGAATTCTGTGGTAGAAAATCTGGGACTTCtccattttattgttttattctctGGATTATTTGCCGTCACACTAATACTTAACCCATACTGGacatacaaaaaaacccagcagctcctcagcccaACTGACTGgaactttgaaaataaaacgACGGAAAATGGAAAGCTAAATGGTGAAACATCTCGAAAGAAGAGGATGTAA